The following are encoded together in the Bradyrhizobium algeriense genome:
- a CDS encoding glutathione S-transferase family protein, with the protein MSLTLHFHPLASYCWKALIALYENDTPFTPNLVDLGNPAERAALVKLWGIGKFPVLRDDARNETVPESSIIVEYLDRNYRGRTRFIPDDAGRALQTRLRDRFYDLYVHLPMQKIMIDRLRPVDKTDPHGVEEARAQLRTSYAMIEQQMARGGWAMGDDFTLADCAAAPSLFYGNMAEPFGGMHTNLAAYLERLKARPSFVRVLKEAEPYFQMVPKER; encoded by the coding sequence ATGTCGCTCACCCTGCATTTCCACCCGCTGGCCTCGTACTGCTGGAAGGCGCTGATCGCGCTGTACGAGAACGATACGCCGTTCACGCCGAACCTGGTCGATCTCGGCAATCCCGCCGAGCGCGCCGCGCTGGTGAAGCTGTGGGGAATAGGAAAATTTCCGGTGCTGCGTGACGATGCGCGCAACGAGACCGTGCCGGAGTCCAGCATCATCGTCGAATATCTCGACAGGAACTACCGCGGCCGAACGCGGTTCATTCCCGACGATGCCGGCCGCGCCCTGCAGACGCGGCTGCGCGACCGCTTCTACGATCTCTATGTGCATCTGCCGATGCAGAAGATCATGATCGACCGGTTGAGGCCCGTAGACAAGACGGATCCGCACGGTGTTGAAGAGGCGAGGGCGCAACTACGGACCTCCTACGCCATGATCGAGCAGCAGATGGCACGTGGCGGCTGGGCGATGGGCGACGATTTCACCCTCGCCGATTGCGCTGCGGCGCCGTCGCTGTTCTACGGCAACATGGCCGAGCCGTTCGGCGGAATGCACACGAATCTCGCGGCCTATCTCGAGCGGTTGAAGGCGCGTCCCTCATTCGTGCGCGTGCTGAAAGAGGCCGAGCCCTATTTCCAGATGGTGCCCAAGGAGCGCTAA
- a CDS encoding helix-turn-helix domain-containing protein has protein sequence MTDISRSGCPINLSLEVLGDKWSLLIIRDMMFGNRRHFRELLTKSEEGISSNILADRLKTLLDEKIITRQDDPTHKQKGIYSLTEQGIELLPVLAQMAAWGYKYLPVSEELGIRARLLSEGGPKLWAEFMDELRESHLGVKRRKRTGPSVGERLQAAYESVVNGR, from the coding sequence ATGACCGACATCAGCCGCTCGGGCTGCCCGATCAATCTCTCGCTGGAAGTGCTCGGCGATAAATGGAGCCTGCTCATCATCCGCGACATGATGTTCGGCAACCGGCGGCATTTTCGCGAGCTGCTAACGAAGTCCGAGGAAGGCATCTCCTCCAATATCCTCGCCGACCGGCTGAAGACCCTGCTCGACGAAAAGATCATCACCCGCCAGGACGATCCCACGCACAAGCAGAAGGGAATCTATTCGCTGACCGAACAGGGCATCGAGCTGCTGCCGGTTCTCGCGCAGATGGCGGCCTGGGGTTACAAATATCTTCCCGTCAGCGAGGAGCTCGGCATCCGCGCGCGGCTGCTCAGCGAGGGCGGACCGAAACTGTGGGCCGAATTCATGGATGAGTTGCGCGAGAGCCATCTCGGCGTGAAGCGGCGCAAGCGAACCGGCCCGTCAGTCGGCGAACGCTTGCAGGCGGCTTACGAAAGCGTCGTGAACGGAAGGTAG
- a CDS encoding glutathione S-transferase family protein encodes MTITITAFERSPDGGKGLARDTRVRWALEEVGQPYEVRLVSFGAMKEPAHLALHPFGQIPTFEEGDLGLFETGAIVFHIAERHAGLWPDDANARARAITWMFAALSTVEPPILELVTARILEGDKSWTAQRMPLVEDRVRDRLGQLSRRLGGVDWLDGAFSAGDLMMVSVLLRLKASGLLDEYPNLSAYVARGEARPAYKRAFDAQLAVNKPPAG; translated from the coding sequence ATGACCATCACCATTACCGCCTTTGAACGGTCACCCGATGGCGGCAAGGGACTGGCGCGTGATACGCGCGTCCGCTGGGCGCTGGAGGAAGTGGGCCAACCTTACGAGGTTCGTCTTGTTTCGTTTGGGGCGATGAAGGAACCCGCACATCTGGCGCTTCATCCTTTCGGGCAGATTCCGACCTTTGAGGAAGGCGATCTCGGCTTGTTCGAGACGGGCGCGATCGTGTTCCACATCGCGGAGCGCCATGCGGGCCTGTGGCCGGACGATGCGAATGCAAGGGCGCGCGCGATCACATGGATGTTCGCCGCGCTCAGCACAGTGGAGCCGCCGATCCTTGAACTCGTAACCGCCAGGATCCTTGAGGGCGACAAGTCCTGGACCGCGCAACGCATGCCTCTCGTCGAGGATCGCGTCCGTGACCGGTTGGGGCAACTTTCCCGTCGCCTTGGCGGTGTCGACTGGCTCGATGGCGCGTTCAGCGCGGGCGACCTGATGATGGTGTCGGTGCTGCTCAGGTTGAAAGCGTCGGGTTTGCTGGACGAATATCCGAACCTCTCCGCCTATGTGGCCCGCGGCGAAGCGCGGCCCGCCTACAAGCGTGCCTTCGACGCTCAATTGGCGGTCAACAAGCCACCGGCCGGCTGA
- a CDS encoding YciI family protein, with the protein MRFMVIVKASKDTEAGVMPSTELLTAMGKFNEELVKAGVMEAGEGLHPTSKGARIKYGSGQGGVSRGPFAFSGDLVAGFWLINTKSLDEAIDWMKRAPFLDGDEIEIRQVFAAEDFGEALTPELREQEERLRASAKK; encoded by the coding sequence ATGCGATTCATGGTGATTGTGAAGGCCAGCAAGGATACGGAAGCCGGTGTGATGCCGAGCACGGAACTGCTCACCGCGATGGGCAAGTTCAACGAGGAGCTGGTGAAGGCCGGCGTGATGGAGGCGGGCGAGGGCCTGCATCCGACCTCGAAGGGCGCACGGATCAAGTATGGCAGCGGGCAGGGCGGCGTCAGCCGCGGGCCGTTCGCTTTCTCGGGCGATCTCGTCGCCGGCTTCTGGCTGATCAACACCAAATCGCTGGATGAAGCGATCGACTGGATGAAGCGCGCGCCGTTCCTCGATGGCGACGAGATCGAGATCCGCCAGGTGTTTGCCGCGGAAGATTTCGGCGAAGCGCTCACCCCCGAACTGCGCGAGCAGGAAGAGCGGCTGCGCGCCTCCGCGAAGAAATAA
- a CDS encoding serine hydrolase domain-containing protein — MSDALSRPRLARMHNVMAGHVASGDMPGLVTLVSRRGEIHVDAIGKMAIGGAPVQRNTIFRIASMTKPVTAVAAMILVEECKLRLDDPVDPFLPELAGREVLRAVDGPLDDTVTARRAITLRDLLTFRLGLGMLMVFPDRYPIQKAIAEAGFAPGPVFPSFPPDELMRRYGTLPLIYQPGERWLYNSGTDILSVLIARAAGVTFAKFLEDRIFAPLGMKDTGFYVPEASRARFATAYARDPATSELKVFDDPATGKWAKPPVFENGSAGLVSTADDFNAFAQMMLNGGRLGSERILSRPSVELMTADQLTPAQKQGSELFFGDVKGWGFGLSVYTGRDDLCSVPGRFGWFGGYGTSWYSDPRESFTGILLTQRMMESPQPPRVMSDFWTSAYQAIGD, encoded by the coding sequence ATGAGCGACGCTCTCTCGCGGCCGCGCCTCGCGCGCATGCATAATGTCATGGCCGGCCATGTCGCCAGCGGCGATATGCCGGGCCTGGTGACGCTGGTCAGCCGCCGTGGCGAAATTCACGTCGATGCCATTGGAAAAATGGCAATCGGCGGCGCGCCGGTGCAGCGCAACACCATCTTCCGCATCGCCTCCATGACCAAGCCGGTCACGGCGGTTGCCGCAATGATCCTGGTCGAGGAATGCAAGTTGCGGCTCGATGACCCCGTCGATCCCTTTCTGCCTGAACTGGCCGGCCGCGAGGTGCTGCGCGCCGTCGATGGGCCGCTCGATGATACCGTGACCGCCCGCCGCGCGATCACGCTGCGCGATCTCCTGACGTTCCGACTTGGTCTCGGCATGCTGATGGTGTTTCCCGATCGCTATCCAATCCAGAAGGCGATCGCCGAAGCCGGCTTTGCGCCGGGGCCGGTATTCCCTTCGTTTCCGCCGGATGAATTGATGCGGCGCTACGGCACGCTGCCGCTGATCTATCAGCCGGGCGAACGCTGGCTCTACAACAGCGGCACCGACATTCTCTCCGTGCTGATCGCGCGCGCGGCGGGCGTGACATTTGCTAAATTTCTTGAAGATCGCATCTTCGCGCCGCTCGGCATGAAGGATACCGGCTTTTACGTGCCCGAAGCCAGTCGCGCGCGTTTCGCGACCGCCTATGCGCGGGACCCCGCAACCAGCGAATTGAAGGTGTTCGATGATCCCGCCACCGGCAAATGGGCAAAACCGCCGGTGTTCGAGAACGGCAGCGCCGGACTTGTATCGACCGCCGATGATTTCAATGCCTTTGCGCAGATGATGTTGAACGGCGGAAGGTTAGGCAGCGAGCGCATCCTGTCGCGGCCGTCGGTCGAACTGATGACGGCCGATCAGCTCACGCCCGCGCAGAAGCAGGGCTCCGAGCTTTTCTTCGGCGACGTCAAGGGTTGGGGCTTTGGGCTCTCTGTGTACACCGGGCGAGACGATCTCTGCAGCGTGCCGGGCCGCTTCGGCTGGTTCGGCGGCTACGGAACCTCGTGGTATTCCGACCCCCGGGAGAGTTTCACCGGCATTCTGTTGACGCAGCGGATGATGGAATCGCCGCAACCGCCGCGTGTGATGAGCGACTTCTGGACCTCCGCCTATCAGGCGATCGGCGATTGA
- a CDS encoding TetR/AcrR family transcriptional regulator translates to MSWRKDQGRSERGYHHGNLKEALLQAALGLIAEKGAAGFTFADAARMAGVSPAAPYRHFRDRDELLSSIAQRGFEQFEALLTQAWDDGRPDTVTAFERVGKAYLAFARNEPAFYSAMFESGLPVDANPTLMAASERAFAIIRAAAERLAALAPPGMPRPPAMMMALHIWSMSHGVASLFGRGDAARRKLPMSPEELLEAEVLIYLRGLGFPTERRPESRPPGPPPVPPAGGPWGTPK, encoded by the coding sequence ATGAGCTGGCGAAAGGACCAAGGCCGCAGCGAGCGCGGCTACCACCACGGCAATCTGAAAGAGGCGCTGCTGCAGGCGGCGCTCGGCCTGATTGCCGAAAAAGGCGCGGCCGGCTTCACCTTCGCCGACGCGGCGCGGATGGCCGGCGTCAGCCCCGCCGCGCCCTACCGCCATTTCCGCGATCGCGATGAATTGCTGTCCTCGATCGCCCAGCGCGGTTTTGAGCAGTTCGAGGCGCTGCTGACCCAGGCCTGGGACGACGGCCGGCCGGACACGGTCACGGCGTTTGAGCGGGTAGGGAAGGCCTATCTGGCGTTTGCGCGCAACGAGCCCGCATTCTACTCGGCGATGTTCGAATCCGGCCTTCCGGTCGATGCAAACCCTACATTGATGGCTGCGAGCGAGCGCGCCTTCGCCATCATCCGCGCCGCCGCCGAACGGCTTGCTGCGCTGGCGCCGCCCGGCATGCCGCGGCCGCCGGCGATGATGATGGCGCTGCACATCTGGTCGATGTCGCATGGCGTGGCCTCGCTGTTCGGCCGCGGCGATGCGGCGCGGCGCAAGCTGCCTATGTCGCCGGAAGAACTCCTGGAAGCCGAAGTGCTGATCTATCTGCGCGGCCTCGGCTTCCCGACCGAGCGCCGGCCGGAATCCAGACCGCCGGGTCCGCCGCCAGTGCCGCCCGCCGGTGGTCCCTGGGGAACCCCCAAATAA
- a CDS encoding DUF2852 domain-containing protein — MAYTADVNRWRGPTEENYRPHMLESPWHPGWIAVTILGFIIWWPIGLALLFFTLGSRKMGCWSNGDRWQNKMERMQYKMDRMRNRMESRGFGGFGFGPPTSGNRAFDEYRMETLRRLEEEQVEFKNFLDRLRHAKDKEEFDQFMAQHKTRPTPPNDQPQQG; from the coding sequence ATGGCCTACACCGCAGATGTCAATCGATGGCGCGGCCCGACGGAAGAGAACTATCGCCCGCATATGCTTGAGAGCCCCTGGCACCCCGGCTGGATCGCGGTGACCATCCTAGGCTTCATCATCTGGTGGCCGATCGGCCTTGCCCTCCTCTTTTTCACACTAGGGAGCAGAAAAATGGGTTGCTGGAGCAACGGAGATCGCTGGCAGAACAAGATGGAGCGGATGCAGTACAAGATGGACCGGATGCGTAACCGCATGGAGAGCCGCGGCTTTGGCGGCTTCGGCTTCGGCCCGCCGACCAGCGGCAACCGCGCCTTCGACGAGTACCGCATGGAAACCCTGCGCCGGCTCGAGGAAGAGCAGGTCGAGTTCAAGAATTTCCTCGATCGCCTGCGTCACGCCAAGGACAAGGAAGAGTTCGACCAGTTCATGGCGCAGCACAAGACGCGTCCGACCCCGCCGAACGACCAGCCGCAGCAGGGCTGA
- a CDS encoding nuclear transport factor 2 family protein → MVHASKAETIRRIFAAYLANDRAFVENAFSEDFRFTSPYDDNIDKPAYFERCWKNSDWIERHELERIFVEGDEAFVTYRCVAKGGRSFRNTEFFGFEGDKVKRIDVYFGAAYQNGAFVKQQPSA, encoded by the coding sequence ATGGTTCACGCAAGCAAGGCAGAGACGATCCGCCGGATCTTCGCAGCCTATCTCGCCAACGATCGCGCGTTCGTCGAGAACGCATTCAGCGAGGATTTCCGCTTCACCAGCCCCTACGACGACAATATCGACAAGCCGGCCTATTTCGAGCGGTGCTGGAAGAACAGCGACTGGATCGAACGGCACGAGCTGGAGCGGATTTTCGTCGAAGGCGATGAAGCCTTTGTCACCTACCGCTGCGTCGCCAAGGGCGGCAGGAGCTTTCGCAATACCGAGTTTTTCGGCTTCGAGGGCGACAAGGTGAAGCGCATCGACGTTTATTTCGGTGCCGCCTACCAGAATGGCGCGTTCGTCAAACAGCAGCCGTCGGCCTGA
- a CDS encoding LysR substrate-binding domain-containing protein — MRALPPFDGLIAFDAALRHRSMTLAAGELGLTQSAISHRLKKLEAFVGAPLLNRTGVGLLPTPAGMTLAEGLGRMLDEMAELRARSRATVQPATLKIGLGSALADYWLVRRLPAFASAHPNVAIELFIIESDVQARALDLDVQIRWLPKAGARATSTQRLLFDEMVFPVAIPSLLPRGRPLKDPGALGTLPILHKSYVGRNDGAEWSWPVWFERLGITAPVPAGLRFDNLGTAIAAALQGSGVVVGRSLLVHDALAERRLCRVVSSSRDMASSKAHIIRWPAALANDKRVALFVAWIAKEAAKTSLR, encoded by the coding sequence ATGCGTGCCCTTCCCCCTTTTGATGGTCTGATCGCGTTCGACGCGGCGTTGCGTCATCGCAGCATGACGCTCGCGGCCGGTGAGTTGGGGCTCACGCAGAGCGCGATCAGCCACCGGCTGAAAAAGCTCGAGGCCTTTGTCGGCGCGCCGTTGTTGAACCGCACGGGGGTCGGTCTGTTGCCGACGCCGGCCGGCATGACCTTGGCCGAGGGGTTGGGGCGGATGCTCGATGAGATGGCGGAGCTACGCGCCCGCTCGCGCGCAACGGTGCAGCCGGCGACGCTCAAGATCGGGCTCGGCTCCGCCCTTGCGGACTATTGGCTGGTCAGGCGTCTGCCGGCGTTTGCGTCCGCCCATCCAAATGTGGCGATCGAACTCTTCATCATCGAAAGCGATGTGCAGGCGCGCGCCCTTGATCTCGACGTGCAGATCCGGTGGCTGCCCAAGGCCGGCGCGCGCGCCACCTCGACCCAACGCCTGCTATTCGACGAGATGGTTTTCCCGGTCGCCATCCCGTCGCTTCTGCCACGCGGGCGGCCCTTGAAGGATCCCGGCGCGCTCGGCACCTTGCCGATCCTGCACAAGAGTTACGTTGGCCGCAACGATGGCGCGGAGTGGTCGTGGCCGGTCTGGTTCGAGCGGCTCGGAATCACGGCTCCCGTTCCGGCCGGGCTTCGCTTCGACAATCTCGGAACGGCAATCGCTGCGGCCTTGCAGGGCAGCGGCGTCGTTGTGGGCCGGTCACTGCTGGTTCACGATGCCCTCGCGGAGCGACGACTTTGCCGCGTCGTATCGTCAAGCCGGGATATGGCGTCCAGCAAAGCGCATATCATCCGCTGGCCCGCGGCGCTCGCCAACGACAAGCGGGTCGCACTGTTCGTCGCCTGGATTGCAAAGGAAGCGGCGAAAACTTCTCTTCGATGA
- a CDS encoding dihydrofolate reductase family protein, whose amino-acid sequence MAKLIMWNLMTLDGFVEGPNRDISWHSDVWGEELEQLSIEQLTAAGGLLFGRVTYELMANHWPSATGEVADFMNAAPKYVFSRTVKKSDWNNTQMFGADVPATVARLKRDSAKDIFLFGSADLAASLIPHGLIDEFRIAVTPIILGGGTPLFKPGEKVRLKLVDSRPLSTGIVILRYVPAAAK is encoded by the coding sequence ATGGCCAAGTTGATCATGTGGAACCTGATGACGCTGGATGGCTTCGTCGAAGGCCCGAACCGCGACATCTCCTGGCATTCCGACGTCTGGGGCGAGGAACTGGAGCAATTGTCGATCGAGCAGTTGACCGCCGCCGGCGGACTGCTGTTCGGCCGGGTCACCTACGAACTGATGGCCAATCACTGGCCGAGCGCGACCGGCGAAGTCGCCGATTTCATGAATGCCGCGCCGAAATACGTATTCTCCCGCACGGTGAAGAAATCCGATTGGAACAATACGCAGATGTTCGGCGCTGACGTACCCGCGACCGTCGCCCGCCTGAAACGCGACAGCGCCAAGGATATTTTTCTGTTCGGCAGCGCCGATCTCGCTGCCAGCCTGATCCCGCACGGACTGATCGACGAGTTCCGGATCGCCGTGACCCCGATCATCCTTGGCGGTGGAACGCCGCTGTTCAAGCCGGGCGAGAAGGTCAGGCTGAAGCTGGTCGACAGCCGGCCATTGTCGACCGGCATCGTGATCCTGCGCTACGTGCCGGCCGCGGCAAAATAA
- a CDS encoding YciI family protein, which translates to MRFMMLMIPLGYETAPPDVQLDPERVKAMMKYNEALKDAGVLIALDGLHPPSMGARVSFATGKPVVTDGPFTEAKEVLGGYWMINVKSREEAIAWAKKCPASENEIIEIRQVQEISDFSEEVQQAAKGFDELQKGNAHKAR; encoded by the coding sequence ATGCGCTTCATGATGCTGATGATCCCCCTGGGCTATGAGACCGCGCCGCCGGACGTCCAGCTCGATCCCGAACGGGTCAAGGCGATGATGAAATACAACGAGGCGCTCAAGGACGCCGGCGTACTGATCGCGCTCGATGGGCTGCATCCGCCTTCGATGGGCGCACGGGTTTCCTTCGCCACCGGCAAGCCTGTCGTCACCGACGGCCCCTTCACCGAGGCCAAGGAAGTGCTCGGCGGCTACTGGATGATCAACGTGAAGTCGCGCGAGGAGGCGATCGCCTGGGCCAAGAAATGCCCGGCCTCCGAGAACGAGATCATCGAAATCCGCCAGGTGCAGGAGATATCCGATTTCTCCGAAGAGGTGCAGCAGGCAGCCAAAGGCTTTGACGAGTTGCAGAAGGGAAATGCGCACAAGGCGCGGTGA
- a CDS encoding PAS domain-containing protein, giving the protein MFQLLKNSSADKALADALGRSQAVIEFGMDGTILTANDNFLKALGYSLGEIQGKHHSMFVDPSERDGAAYRDFWAALRRGEYQAAEYKRIGKGAKEVWIQATYNPVLDGGGKPIKVVKFATDITARKIKSMEDASQIAAISRAQAVIAFEMDGTIVTANENFLKALGYTLAEIQGKHHSMFVEQAERNSAAYREFWAKLNRGETQSAEYKRIGKGGKEVWILASYNPVLDEKGKPFRVVKFATDITSQKLSTADLAGQIAAIGKSQAVIEFKMDGTIIGANQNFLRTVGYMLDEIRGRHHSMFVDPSEREGAAYREFWAALNRGEYQAAEYKRIGKGAKEVWIQASYNPILDLNGKPFKVVKYATDTTAQVLVRMGNERVRGMMETVAAGAEELNASVREISEAMTKSRETAATAVGRVEAADAQAKRLNEAAQAMSGIVELIGNITGQINLLALNATIESARAGEAGRGFAVVASEVKNLATQAKQATDKIGAEIGNLNGISGDVVGALDSIRQAIQGVSEYVTATAAAVEEQSTVTSEMSSSMQRAAAEAKAISQR; this is encoded by the coding sequence GTGTTTCAGCTTCTCAAGAACTCCTCTGCAGACAAGGCGCTGGCTGATGCGCTCGGGCGCTCACAGGCCGTGATCGAGTTCGGCATGGACGGCACCATCCTCACCGCCAACGACAATTTCCTCAAAGCCCTCGGCTACTCGCTCGGCGAAATCCAGGGCAAGCATCACAGCATGTTCGTCGATCCGTCGGAGCGCGACGGCGCGGCCTATCGTGACTTCTGGGCGGCGCTCAGGCGCGGCGAATACCAGGCCGCCGAATACAAGCGGATCGGCAAGGGGGCCAAGGAAGTCTGGATCCAGGCGACCTACAACCCGGTGCTCGACGGCGGCGGCAAGCCCATCAAGGTGGTGAAGTTTGCGACTGACATTACCGCGCGCAAGATCAAGAGCATGGAGGATGCCAGCCAGATCGCCGCAATCAGCCGCGCGCAGGCGGTCATTGCGTTCGAGATGGACGGCACCATCGTCACCGCCAATGAAAACTTCCTGAAGGCACTCGGCTACACGCTCGCCGAAATCCAGGGCAAGCATCACAGCATGTTCGTCGAACAGGCCGAGCGCAACAGCGCGGCCTATCGCGAGTTCTGGGCAAAGCTTAACCGCGGCGAAACCCAGTCGGCCGAGTACAAGCGGATCGGCAAGGGCGGTAAGGAAGTCTGGATCCTCGCTTCCTACAACCCGGTGCTCGACGAGAAGGGCAAGCCGTTCCGGGTGGTGAAGTTCGCCACCGACATCACCAGCCAGAAACTTTCGACCGCCGACCTCGCCGGCCAGATCGCAGCCATCGGCAAGTCGCAGGCCGTGATCGAATTCAAGATGGACGGCACCATCATCGGCGCCAACCAGAACTTCCTCAGGACGGTCGGCTACATGCTGGACGAGATCCGCGGCCGGCACCACAGCATGTTCGTCGATCCGTCCGAGCGCGAGGGCGCGGCCTATCGTGAATTCTGGGCGGCGCTCAACCGCGGCGAATATCAGGCCGCCGAATACAAGCGGATCGGCAAGGGGGCTAAGGAAGTCTGGATCCAGGCGTCCTACAATCCGATCCTCGATCTCAACGGCAAGCCTTTCAAGGTCGTCAAATACGCCACCGACACCACCGCGCAGGTGCTGGTGCGCATGGGCAACGAGCGCGTGCGTGGCATGATGGAAACGGTTGCAGCGGGCGCGGAGGAACTGAACGCCTCGGTTCGGGAAATCTCCGAAGCCATGACCAAGTCGCGCGAGACGGCGGCGACCGCGGTCGGGCGGGTCGAGGCGGCCGACGCCCAGGCCAAGCGCCTGAACGAAGCGGCGCAGGCCATGAGCGGCATCGTGGAACTGATCGGCAACATCACCGGCCAGATCAACCTGTTGGCGCTGAATGCGACGATCGAATCGGCACGTGCCGGCGAGGCCGGGCGTGGCTTTGCCGTGGTGGCTTCCGAGGTCAAGAACCTCGCCACCCAGGCCAAGCAGGCGACCGACAAGATCGGGGCGGAGATCGGAAATCTCAACGGCATCTCCGGCGACGTCGTCGGCGCGCTCGACAGCATCAGGCAGGCGATCCAGGGCGTCAGCGAATATGTCACGGCCACCGCAGCCGCGGTCGAGGAACAAAGCACCGTCACCAGCGAGATGTCCTCCAGCATGCAGCGCGCCGCCGCGGAAGCGAAGGCGATCTCGCAGCGGTAA
- a CDS encoding histidine phosphatase family protein, whose product MNAQTNLWLIRHAPVDGPRGVIHGPDAPADLSDATAFAALMARLPGGAFAVCSPARRTRETAERLGLVAVEQAAFREQDFGAWTGRRHNELERELGPAYREFWKSAASNRPPGGESFVDQIARAGAGLAALPAGDAILVVHSGTIRAVLAIALDLVPEQALRFVVDPLSLTRIDRLEEGWRVVAVNQRSKDQ is encoded by the coding sequence GTGAATGCCCAGACAAATCTCTGGCTGATCCGCCACGCGCCGGTCGACGGACCGCGCGGGGTGATTCACGGACCCGACGCGCCGGCCGACCTTTCCGATGCTACGGCCTTTGCCGCGCTGATGGCAAGATTGCCGGGAGGCGCATTTGCGGTGTGCAGTCCGGCGCGCCGCACGCGGGAGACGGCCGAGAGACTGGGTCTTGTTGCAGTCGAACAGGCGGCCTTTCGCGAACAGGATTTTGGTGCGTGGACCGGACGGCGTCACAACGAACTCGAACGCGAACTCGGCCCGGCCTATCGCGAATTCTGGAAATCGGCTGCGAGCAATCGGCCGCCCGGCGGTGAAAGTTTTGTCGACCAGATCGCGCGCGCCGGCGCTGGGCTTGCGGCTCTCCCCGCGGGCGATGCAATCCTCGTCGTGCATTCCGGCACCATCCGCGCCGTGCTCGCCATCGCGCTCGATCTCGTGCCCGAGCAGGCGCTGCGCTTCGTGGTCGATCCTCTGTCGCTGACGCGGATCGATCGGCTCGAGGAAGGTTGGCGCGTGGTTGCGGTCAACCAGCGCTCGAAAGACCAATAG
- a CDS encoding SDR family oxidoreductase, whose amino-acid sequence MPPSPQKVALVTGAARGIGLATAKRFLAEGWRVAMLDIEGELLRGAVADLANADNTLALHCDVSDAGAVANAMATVSECFGRLDALVNNAGIAVFAPLLDTSDEDWSRILQVNLTGPFICTKAAAPLMREHGGGAIVNITSISAVRASTLRSAYGTSKAGLAHLTKQLAVELASLGIRVNAVAPGPVETAMAKQVHTPEIRADYHDAIPLNRYGLEEELAEAIFFLCSDRSSYITGQVLAVDGGFDAAGIGLPTLRGARRNG is encoded by the coding sequence ATGCCCCCCTCCCCGCAAAAAGTTGCTCTCGTCACCGGCGCCGCGCGCGGGATCGGGCTGGCGACGGCCAAACGCTTTCTCGCCGAGGGCTGGCGGGTGGCGATGCTCGACATCGAGGGCGAATTGCTGCGCGGCGCGGTCGCTGACCTTGCGAACGCTGACAACACGCTGGCGCTGCATTGCGATGTTTCCGATGCGGGCGCGGTGGCGAACGCCATGGCGACGGTGAGCGAGTGCTTCGGCCGCCTCGACGCGCTGGTCAACAATGCCGGCATCGCGGTGTTCGCACCTCTGCTCGACACCTCGGATGAAGACTGGAGCCGCATCCTGCAAGTCAACCTCACCGGGCCGTTTATCTGCACCAAGGCGGCGGCGCCCCTGATGCGCGAACATGGCGGCGGCGCGATCGTCAACATCACCTCGATCTCGGCGGTGCGCGCCTCCACGCTGCGCTCGGCCTACGGTACCAGCAAAGCCGGGCTGGCACATCTGACAAAGCAGCTCGCGGTCGAACTGGCTTCGCTCGGCATCCGCGTCAATGCGGTAGCGCCCGGCCCGGTCGAAACCGCGATGGCAAAGCAGGTCCACACGCCGGAAATCCGCGCCGACTATCACGACGCCATTCCGCTGAATCGGTACGGCCTCGAGGAGGAACTGGCGGAAGCGATCTTCTTCCTGTGCAGCGATCGTTCGAGCTACATCACCGGGCAGGTCCTCGCCGTCGACGGCGGTTTCGATGCCGCCGGCATCGGTCTGCCGACGCTGCGCGGCGCGCGGCGGAACGGGTAA